In one window of Nocardiopsis aegyptia DNA:
- a CDS encoding FAD-dependent monooxygenase, whose translation MASVRHVLVSGAGIAGPALAYWLHHHGIAATVVERAPEVRAGGYAIDVRGVALDVAERMGVLDDVRAAATGTGSVGFVDRHGRVRVRLPTTALAPEGRSDELQRGDLIRLLLDRTTDHTEYVFGDRVIGLDQGPDGVLATFEHAAPRTFDLVVCADGLHSSTRALALGPEEPLRRFLHAYISIFSVPDDMGLSAEALLFNTPGRLAGLTHSPRVPGAKAILALTRRPDSGIDRAGEDEQRRALRAAFTGQGWITDRLLDDMDDAPDFYFDSVTQIRMDRWSAGRVTTLGDAAYAPSPMSGQGTSLALVGAYVLAQELGRRDDHTGALAAYETRMRPFVRANQDIAGSGMAFLVPRTRLGIAARDALVRATPVLSRLGSLESRVSRAAEALDLDARAPV comes from the coding sequence ATGGCCTCCGTACGCCACGTCCTCGTCTCCGGTGCCGGCATCGCCGGCCCCGCCCTCGCCTACTGGCTCCACCATCACGGCATCGCCGCCACGGTCGTCGAACGCGCCCCCGAGGTCCGCGCGGGCGGCTACGCCATCGACGTGCGCGGCGTGGCGCTCGACGTCGCCGAGCGCATGGGCGTGCTCGACGACGTCCGCGCCGCCGCCACCGGGACCGGCAGCGTCGGATTCGTCGACCGCCACGGGCGGGTCAGGGTCCGCCTCCCCACCACCGCCCTCGCCCCCGAAGGCCGTTCCGACGAACTCCAGCGCGGCGATCTGATCCGGCTCCTGCTCGACCGCACCACCGACCACACCGAGTACGTCTTCGGCGACCGCGTCATCGGTCTCGACCAGGGCCCGGACGGGGTGCTGGCCACCTTCGAGCACGCCGCGCCGCGCACCTTCGACCTGGTGGTGTGCGCCGACGGACTGCACTCCTCCACCCGCGCCCTGGCCCTGGGCCCCGAGGAGCCGCTGCGGCGCTTCCTCCACGCCTACATCAGCATCTTCTCCGTCCCCGACGACATGGGGCTGTCCGCCGAGGCCCTGCTGTTCAACACGCCCGGCCGCCTCGCGGGCCTGACCCACTCCCCCCGCGTGCCCGGCGCCAAGGCCATCCTCGCGCTGACCCGACGCCCCGACAGCGGGATCGACCGCGCGGGCGAGGACGAGCAGAGACGGGCCCTGCGCGCTGCCTTCACCGGGCAGGGGTGGATCACCGACCGCCTGCTCGACGACATGGACGACGCCCCCGACTTCTACTTCGACTCCGTCACCCAGATCCGGATGGACCGGTGGTCGGCCGGACGTGTCACGACGCTCGGCGACGCCGCCTACGCCCCCTCCCCCATGTCCGGGCAGGGGACGAGCCTGGCATTGGTCGGCGCCTACGTCCTGGCCCAGGAACTCGGCCGCCGCGACGACCACACCGGTGCGCTGGCCGCCTACGAGACGCGAATGCGGCCCTTCGTCCGTGCCAACCAGGACATCGCCGGCTCCGGCATGGCCTTCCTGGTGCCCCGGACACGCCTGGGGATCGCCGCGCGCGACGCGCTCGTGCGGGCGACGCCCGTGCTGTCCCGGCTCGGCTCCCTGGAGAGCCGCGTCTCCCGGGCCGCCGAGGCCCTGGACCTCGACGCCCGCGCCCCCGTGTGA
- a CDS encoding FtsW/RodA/SpoVE family cell cycle protein, producing the protein MGSPQSDPETADGALAPVPQRSPELRLLLGALMVVAAALASASLSVTGGLDPSVWWYLAVLGAGGVTLHVLLRFVAPYADPVVMPLALALTGLGLTMIWALQMTRSDDPGHGEADRQLLWAVVGMVLCAACVVLVRHPRRLTMYPYLIAAGALFLLLLPLSPVGHEVLGARRWILIGPFSMQPSEFAKVLLVIFLASYLERRGEVMRVVTRTLRVGGVKVFSVPRARDLAPMAVGWGVAILLLVGTRDLGTSLLLFGTFLAVLYAATARKSWVLIGLVAFAGGAYAAYLLFGHVQNRVEIWFNAFDREVYERPGGSFQIVEGMFALAEGAILGTGFGDGFAQEIFAADSDLILVSVGEKWGLTGLIAVLALLFLLAERGFRIALGAREVFLKLTAMGYAFLIAFDVFIVLGGATLIIPLTGMTTPFLSAGGSALMANWAVIGLWLTISQTARRPRDTFSEGQAPGDPATEVIDVRGVPRSEGGTGRRT; encoded by the coding sequence ATGGGCAGCCCTCAGAGCGATCCGGAGACCGCCGACGGCGCCCTGGCACCGGTCCCCCAGCGCAGCCCCGAACTCCGCCTGCTCCTCGGCGCCCTCATGGTCGTCGCGGCGGCCCTGGCGTCGGCGTCCCTGTCGGTGACCGGCGGCCTGGACCCGTCCGTCTGGTGGTACCTCGCCGTCCTGGGCGCCGGCGGTGTCACCCTCCACGTGCTGCTGCGCTTCGTCGCCCCCTACGCCGACCCCGTGGTCATGCCGCTGGCGCTGGCGCTCACCGGGCTGGGCCTGACGATGATCTGGGCCCTGCAGATGACGCGGTCCGACGACCCCGGGCACGGCGAGGCCGACCGCCAGCTCTTGTGGGCGGTCGTCGGGATGGTGCTGTGCGCGGCGTGCGTCGTCCTGGTCCGCCACCCGCGCCGGCTCACCATGTACCCGTACCTCATCGCGGCGGGCGCCCTGTTCCTGCTCCTGCTCCCCCTCTCGCCGGTCGGCCACGAGGTGCTCGGGGCGCGCCGCTGGATCCTCATCGGCCCCTTCTCCATGCAGCCCTCGGAGTTCGCCAAGGTGCTGCTGGTCATCTTCCTGGCCTCCTACCTCGAACGCCGGGGCGAGGTCATGCGCGTGGTCACGCGCACCCTCCGGGTCGGCGGCGTGAAGGTCTTCAGCGTGCCGCGCGCCCGGGACCTGGCCCCGATGGCGGTCGGCTGGGGCGTGGCGATCCTGCTGCTCGTGGGCACGCGCGACCTCGGCACGTCGCTGCTGCTGTTCGGCACGTTCCTGGCGGTGCTGTACGCGGCCACGGCGCGCAAGTCGTGGGTCCTCATCGGACTGGTCGCGTTCGCGGGCGGTGCCTACGCCGCCTACCTGCTGTTCGGCCACGTCCAGAACCGGGTGGAGATCTGGTTCAACGCCTTCGACCGCGAGGTCTACGAACGCCCGGGCGGCAGCTTCCAGATTGTCGAGGGCATGTTCGCGCTGGCCGAGGGCGCGATCCTGGGCACCGGCTTCGGCGACGGGTTCGCGCAGGAGATCTTCGCCGCCGACAGCGACCTGATCCTGGTGTCGGTGGGCGAGAAGTGGGGCCTGACCGGGCTGATCGCCGTCCTGGCGTTGCTGTTCCTTCTCGCCGAGCGCGGCTTCCGGATCGCCCTGGGCGCCCGGGAGGTCTTCCTCAAACTCACCGCCATGGGGTACGCGTTCCTCATCGCCTTCGACGTGTTCATCGTGCTGGGCGGCGCCACGCTCATCATCCCGCTCACCGGCATGACCACACCCTTCCTGTCGGCCGGCGGGTCGGCCCTGATGGCCAACTGGGCGGTCATCGGCCTCTGGTTGACGATCAGCCAGACCGCCCGCCGCCCCCGCGACACCTTCAGCGAGGGGCAGGCCCCGGGCGACCCCGCCACCGAAGTCATCGACGTGCGCGGCGTGCCCCGCTCCGAGGGCGGGACCGGCCGCCGCACCTGA
- the mazG gene encoding nucleoside triphosphate pyrophosphohydrolase, which yields MTPTPPSDERDQERPQGHRMLRLVEVMETLRRECPWDSSQTHESLAKYLIQEAYETLETIEQGDVALLREELGDVLLQVVFHAAIAAERPREDPAHFTVDDVADAIIDKMTRRHPHVFGGVEVSGTDEVWSNWEAIKAAERSAKARREGGDGATSVLDGVPFAQPAVLLAYELQKRAVRNGVPADLVGDDGGEGGELFAAVAAERDQGRDAETDLRSAARRFDARVRTAEDAARAEGHEPRELSEEQWRAYWAEARR from the coding sequence ATGACCCCGACCCCACCGTCCGACGAGCGCGACCAGGAGCGGCCGCAGGGCCACAGGATGCTGCGCCTGGTCGAGGTGATGGAGACACTGCGGCGCGAGTGCCCGTGGGACAGCTCGCAGACCCACGAGTCCCTGGCCAAGTACCTCATCCAGGAGGCCTACGAGACGCTGGAGACGATCGAGCAGGGCGACGTCGCGCTGCTGCGCGAGGAGTTGGGCGACGTGCTGCTGCAGGTCGTCTTCCACGCGGCGATCGCCGCCGAGCGGCCGCGGGAGGACCCGGCGCACTTCACCGTGGACGACGTCGCGGACGCCATCATCGACAAGATGACGCGCCGCCACCCGCACGTGTTCGGCGGTGTGGAGGTGTCGGGCACCGACGAGGTGTGGTCGAACTGGGAGGCGATCAAGGCCGCGGAGCGCTCGGCCAAGGCGCGGCGCGAGGGCGGGGACGGTGCGACCTCGGTCCTGGACGGTGTGCCCTTCGCCCAGCCCGCGGTGCTGCTCGCCTACGAGCTGCAGAAGCGGGCGGTGCGCAACGGCGTGCCCGCCGACCTGGTGGGCGATGACGGCGGCGAGGGCGGCGAGCTGTTCGCCGCGGTGGCCGCGGAGCGCGACCAGGGCCGGGACGCCGAGACCGACCTGCGGTCGGCGGCGCGTCGGTTCGACGCCCGGGTGCGCACGGCCGAGGACGCCGCGCGGGCGGAGGGGCACGAGCCGCGGGAGCTGTCCGAGGAGCAGTGGCGCGCCTACTGGGCGGAGGCACGGCGGTGA
- the cysC gene encoding adenylyl-sulfate kinase: MSANRRGGGSEGARPRPDAPVFAPGPDGLAHLELILNGTYPLTGFMTREEAASVRREGRLPDGRAWPVPVTLDVPADLADAERVVLTDPEGAPLAELAVSERWSEEGVGTGTAPRHHLAGVVTLLRPPTYGVLRKLRPSPAEVRGQRELDPFTDRPLLAVVTDRPLHHRALNQIRAEAESLGRAELLVLVDTGLEDEGLATAVLAAEPLLPARTRFLVCTLPRAAARAHGAVGGRWSPSDVALAAHVAAAYGASHLMVEAGPGGAPAAGSGGSASPLPVVDPKPWAFDTEEGLWRPAAEVPEELSRGEPTDADLAAELAHGRELPAWFTPARVGAELARLRPARTRRGLTVLFTGLSGSGKSTIARGVCDGVRRSGRTVTLLDGDVVRRMLSSGLTFSRADRELNIRRIGYVASEITRHGGVAVCAPIAPYALGRAEVRAMVEEFGDFFLVHVATPLEVCEARDRKGLYAKARAGEIPEFTGISDPYEEPADADLVVDTVDSDPADSVAHVLAALREGGWLPDQDR, from the coding sequence GTGAGTGCCAACAGGCGTGGAGGCGGGTCCGAGGGGGCGCGGCCCCGACCGGACGCCCCGGTCTTCGCCCCGGGTCCGGACGGACTGGCCCACCTGGAGCTGATCCTCAACGGCACGTATCCGCTGACCGGGTTCATGACGCGCGAGGAGGCCGCGTCGGTGCGGCGCGAGGGACGCCTCCCTGACGGGCGGGCGTGGCCGGTTCCGGTCACCCTGGACGTTCCGGCGGACCTGGCCGACGCCGAGCGGGTCGTGCTGACCGACCCCGAGGGCGCGCCGCTGGCCGAACTGGCGGTCAGCGAGCGGTGGTCGGAGGAGGGCGTGGGGACCGGTACGGCTCCGCGCCACCACCTGGCCGGTGTCGTGACCCTGCTGCGCCCGCCGACCTACGGTGTGCTGCGCAAGCTGCGCCCGTCCCCGGCCGAGGTGCGCGGCCAGCGCGAGCTCGACCCCTTCACCGACCGGCCGCTGCTGGCCGTGGTCACCGACCGGCCCCTGCACCACCGCGCCCTGAACCAGATCCGGGCCGAGGCCGAGTCGCTGGGCCGGGCCGAGCTTCTGGTGCTGGTCGACACCGGGTTGGAGGACGAGGGGCTGGCCACCGCGGTCCTGGCGGCCGAGCCGCTGCTGCCCGCGCGGACCCGGTTCCTGGTGTGCACGCTGCCGCGGGCCGCGGCGCGCGCGCACGGCGCGGTGGGCGGGCGCTGGAGCCCCTCGGACGTCGCGCTGGCCGCGCACGTGGCCGCCGCCTACGGGGCGAGCCACCTCATGGTCGAGGCGGGGCCCGGTGGCGCTCCGGCGGCGGGAAGCGGCGGGAGCGCGTCGCCGCTGCCGGTCGTGGACCCCAAGCCGTGGGCCTTCGACACCGAGGAGGGCCTGTGGCGGCCCGCCGCCGAGGTGCCCGAGGAGCTGAGTCGCGGCGAGCCGACCGACGCCGATCTGGCCGCCGAGCTGGCGCACGGACGCGAGCTGCCCGCCTGGTTCACGCCGGCGCGGGTGGGGGCCGAGCTGGCGCGGCTGCGCCCGGCCCGTACGCGTCGCGGGCTGACGGTGCTGTTCACGGGCCTGTCGGGGTCAGGCAAGTCCACGATCGCGCGCGGGGTGTGCGACGGCGTGCGCAGGTCGGGGCGGACGGTGACGCTGCTCGACGGCGACGTGGTCCGGCGGATGCTCTCCAGCGGGCTGACGTTCTCCCGTGCCGACCGCGAGCTCAACATCCGCCGGATCGGCTACGTGGCCTCGGAGATCACGCGGCACGGCGGTGTGGCGGTGTGCGCGCCGATCGCGCCGTACGCGTTGGGCCGCGCGGAGGTGCGGGCCATGGTGGAGGAGTTCGGCGACTTCTTCCTCGTGCACGTGGCGACGCCGCTGGAGGTGTGCGAGGCTCGCGACCGCAAGGGCCTGTACGCCAAGGCGCGCGCGGGGGAGATCCCGGAGTTCACGGGCATCTCCGACCCCTACGAGGAGCCGGCCGACGCCGATCTGGTGGTCGACACCGTGGACTCGGATCCGGCCGACTCGGTGGCCCACGTGCTGGCGGCCCTGCGTGAGGGCGGCTGGCTGCCCGACCAGGACCGCTGA
- the mfd gene encoding transcription-repair coupling factor, whose amino-acid sequence MSLIGLLADVAKDPALHSAIETARGGRDPHLDLVAPAALRPFMVGALAADAPVGAHRPVLAITATEREAADLTDALGSLLPQDSVALFPAWETLPHERLSPRSDTVGQRLAVLRRLAHPDPSDPLTTPLRVVVAPVRSVLQPLVGGLGDLEPVRIRPGDDIALEDVVSALTNTGYARVDLVEKRGDMAVRGGILDVFPPTEEHPLRLEFWGDTVEDMRYFQVADQRSISPDEGGEGPSTSAASGLFAPPCRELLLTDAVRERARALAEEHPSLAEVLHKIADGVSVEGMEAFAPVLADRMEPFFTYLPENALVVGCDPERIRTRAVELEATSAEFLDASWINAASGGEAPIDLGESAYMSISELRSTATGLGLPWWGLTPFSPGDEGARAGEEEDAVMVGAVPADSYRGDTERALADVKSWLHDNWSVVLVTQGHGPAERLVAMLRDAGLGASLATDLDEPPAPAVATVTTGLVDHGFLLRSVHTVVLTETDLVGQKSSTRDMRRMPSRRRGTVDPLQLKPGDYVVHEQHGVGRYLEMVSRQIQGATREYLLIEYAPSKRGQPGDRLFVPTEQLGEVTRYVGGEAPTLSKMGGAEWSKAKSRARKVVREIAGDLIRLYSARQASPGHAFGPDTPWQRELEDAFPYVETPDQLAAIDEVKKDMARSVPMDRLICGDVGYGKTEVAVRAAFKAVQDGKQVALLVPTTLLVQQHLSTFTERYASFPVTVRPMSRFQTDAEVETTREGLRNGEIDVVIGTHRLLSAETRFKDLGLIIIDEEQRFGVEHKEALKRLRTQVDVLAMSATPIPRTLEMGLTGIREMTTILTPPEERHPVLTFVGPYEDKQITAAIRRELMREGQVFFVHNRVASIDKVAATIKRLVPEARVAYAHGQMNEQQLERVMVDFWEKNFDVLVSTTIVESGLDVPNANTLIIDRADTYGLSQLHQLRGRVGRGRDRAYAYFLYPPEKPLTETAYERLATVAQHTEMGAGMYVAMKDLEIRGAGNILGAEQSGTIAGVGFDLYVRMVGEAVAELKGDPEAAEEVETKVELPINAHIPHDYVPGERLRLQAYKRIASVTCEEDVLAAYEELNDRYGTPPQPVDNLMAVARFRVLAKSAGLSDVVMQGNQIRFAPVELRESQELRLRRMYPKSIRKEATKTLLVPVPKAGGMGAKPLRDLELLKWCTDLVNSIFEPARKAAAKA is encoded by the coding sequence ATGAGCCTCATTGGACTTCTCGCCGACGTCGCCAAGGACCCGGCACTGCACAGCGCGATCGAGACCGCCCGCGGCGGCCGCGATCCCCACCTCGACCTCGTCGCCCCCGCGGCGCTGCGCCCCTTCATGGTGGGGGCGCTGGCCGCCGACGCCCCGGTGGGGGCGCACCGCCCGGTCCTGGCGATCACCGCCACCGAGCGGGAGGCCGCCGACCTCACCGACGCCCTGGGATCACTGCTGCCCCAGGACTCGGTCGCACTCTTCCCCGCCTGGGAGACCCTGCCGCACGAGCGGCTGTCCCCCCGTTCGGACACCGTCGGCCAGCGGCTCGCGGTCCTGCGCCGCCTGGCCCACCCCGACCCCTCCGACCCCCTCACCACCCCGCTGCGGGTCGTTGTCGCCCCCGTGCGCAGCGTCCTGCAGCCGCTCGTGGGCGGGCTCGGTGACCTGGAGCCCGTACGTATCCGCCCCGGCGACGACATCGCCCTGGAGGACGTGGTCTCCGCCCTGACCAACACCGGCTACGCGCGGGTGGACCTGGTCGAGAAGCGCGGTGACATGGCCGTGCGCGGCGGCATCCTCGACGTCTTCCCGCCCACGGAGGAGCACCCGCTCCGCCTGGAGTTCTGGGGCGACACCGTCGAGGACATGCGCTACTTCCAGGTCGCCGACCAGCGCTCCATCTCCCCCGACGAGGGCGGGGAGGGCCCGAGCACCAGCGCCGCCTCCGGCCTGTTCGCGCCGCCCTGCCGCGAGCTCCTGCTCACCGACGCCGTCCGCGAGCGGGCCCGCGCGCTGGCCGAGGAGCACCCGTCCCTGGCCGAGGTGCTGCACAAGATCGCCGACGGCGTCTCGGTCGAGGGCATGGAGGCCTTCGCGCCGGTGCTCGCCGACCGCATGGAACCGTTCTTCACCTACCTGCCGGAGAACGCGCTCGTCGTCGGCTGCGACCCCGAGCGGATTCGCACCCGCGCCGTCGAACTGGAGGCGACCAGCGCCGAGTTCCTCGACGCCTCCTGGATCAACGCCGCCTCCGGTGGCGAGGCCCCCATCGACCTGGGCGAGTCCGCCTACATGTCGATCTCCGAACTGCGCTCCACGGCCACCGGCCTGGGACTGCCCTGGTGGGGCCTGACCCCCTTCAGCCCCGGCGACGAGGGCGCGCGCGCCGGCGAGGAGGAGGACGCGGTCATGGTGGGCGCCGTGCCCGCCGACTCCTACCGCGGGGATACCGAACGCGCCCTGGCCGACGTCAAGAGCTGGCTGCACGACAACTGGAGCGTCGTGCTGGTCACCCAGGGGCACGGCCCGGCCGAACGGCTCGTGGCCATGCTCCGCGACGCGGGGCTGGGCGCCTCCCTGGCCACCGACCTCGACGAGCCGCCCGCGCCCGCGGTCGCCACGGTCACCACCGGCCTGGTCGACCACGGCTTCCTGCTGCGCTCGGTCCACACGGTCGTGCTCACCGAGACGGACCTGGTGGGACAGAAGTCCTCCACCCGCGACATGCGCCGGATGCCCAGCCGGCGCCGGGGCACCGTCGACCCCCTCCAGCTCAAGCCCGGCGACTACGTCGTCCACGAGCAGCACGGCGTGGGCCGCTACCTGGAGATGGTCAGCCGCCAGATCCAGGGCGCCACACGCGAGTACCTGCTCATCGAGTACGCGCCCTCCAAACGCGGCCAGCCCGGCGACCGGCTGTTCGTGCCCACCGAGCAGCTCGGCGAGGTCACCCGGTACGTGGGCGGCGAGGCGCCGACCCTGTCCAAGATGGGCGGCGCCGAGTGGAGCAAGGCCAAGAGCCGCGCCCGCAAGGTCGTCCGCGAGATCGCCGGGGACCTCATCCGGCTCTACTCGGCGCGCCAGGCCTCGCCCGGCCACGCGTTCGGCCCCGACACCCCGTGGCAGCGCGAACTGGAGGACGCCTTCCCCTACGTGGAGACGCCCGACCAGCTCGCGGCGATCGACGAGGTCAAGAAGGACATGGCCCGGTCGGTCCCGATGGACCGGCTGATCTGCGGCGACGTCGGCTACGGCAAGACCGAGGTGGCCGTGCGCGCCGCCTTCAAGGCCGTGCAGGACGGCAAGCAGGTCGCGCTGCTGGTCCCCACCACGCTCCTGGTGCAGCAGCACCTGTCCACCTTCACCGAGCGGTACGCGTCCTTTCCGGTCACCGTCCGGCCGATGTCGCGGTTCCAGACCGACGCCGAGGTCGAGACCACCCGCGAGGGACTGCGCAACGGCGAGATCGACGTCGTCATCGGCACGCACCGGTTGCTGTCGGCCGAGACCCGCTTCAAGGACCTCGGCCTCATCATCATCGACGAGGAGCAGCGCTTCGGGGTGGAGCACAAGGAGGCGCTCAAGCGGCTGCGCACCCAGGTCGACGTGCTCGCCATGTCCGCCACGCCCATTCCCCGCACGCTGGAGATGGGCCTGACCGGCATCCGTGAGATGACCACGATCCTCACCCCGCCCGAGGAGCGCCACCCGGTGCTCACGTTCGTGGGGCCCTACGAGGACAAGCAGATCACCGCGGCGATCCGGCGCGAGCTGATGCGCGAGGGACAGGTGTTCTTCGTGCACAACAGGGTGGCGTCGATCGACAAGGTGGCCGCCACCATCAAGCGCCTGGTCCCCGAGGCCCGGGTCGCCTACGCGCACGGCCAGATGAACGAGCAGCAGCTCGAACGGGTCATGGTCGACTTCTGGGAGAAGAACTTCGACGTCCTGGTCTCCACGACCATCGTCGAGTCCGGCCTGGACGTGCCCAACGCCAACACCCTCATCATCGACCGCGCCGACACCTACGGCCTCTCCCAGCTGCACCAGCTGCGCGGCCGTGTGGGCCGCGGCCGCGACCGCGCCTACGCGTACTTCCTCTACCCGCCGGAGAAGCCGCTCACCGAGACCGCCTACGAGCGGCTGGCCACCGTCGCCCAGCACACCGAGATGGGCGCGGGCATGTACGTGGCGATGAAGGACCTGGAGATCCGCGGCGCGGGCAACATCCTGGGCGCCGAGCAGTCCGGCACGATCGCCGGCGTGGGCTTCGACCTGTACGTGCGCATGGTCGGCGAGGCCGTGGCCGAGCTCAAGGGCGACCCGGAGGCCGCCGAGGAGGTCGAGACCAAGGTCGAGCTGCCGATCAACGCGCACATCCCGCACGACTACGTCCCCGGGGAGCGGCTGCGCCTGCAGGCCTACAAGCGCATCGCGAGCGTCACCTGCGAGGAGGACGTGCTGGCCGCCTACGAGGAGCTCAACGACCGGTACGGGACGCCTCCGCAGCCGGTCGACAACCTCATGGCGGTGGCGCGCTTCCGGGTGCTGGCCAAGTCCGCCGGGCTCTCCGACGTGGTCATGCAGGGCAATCAGATCCGGTTCGCCCCGGTGGAGCTGCGCGAGTCGCAGGAGCTGCGGCTGCGCCGGATGTACCCCAAGTCGATCCGCAAGGAGGCGACGAAGACGCTGCTGGTCCCCGTCCCCAAGGCCGGGGGCATGGGCGCCAAGCCGCTGCGCGACCTCGAACTCCTCAAGTGGTGCACGGACCTGGTCAACTCGATCTTCGAACCCGCCAGGAAGGCGGCGGCGAAGGCCTGA
- a CDS encoding HEAT repeat domain-containing protein, with amino-acid sequence MPDPVVEAARRIDWSSLHHARGAAEDVPALLDRLASPFDAVADPAYETIAAALYDRDEGAVYPASAEAVFFLVELVAGPHKVLAGELLDLVEWIAKASKGAPEALAGVRVAMALCRERLYEISMSEPGMFYCDHAHALLSDVADPEDPATVVGPLTDRLRDHPLPEVRAAALVALGRIAPGDGAWIAAELAGDRPWPVRAAAARTLAHAGLPWPVEATRIVVDLCADPGLLDPDRLPFDPFDQPVRGLDGRDEQLGVLDAMLARGGSAARTAARLAYEACCELRSARLRLEPWLVSAAGHPDEQVRATAATALADLAEGGRQAGLVAAEVAALYGRGVRTLPEHTCGADGGDVDVRDPFWRADGDGQDVSGLVEGIGRALRHGHRVRAAAARRAGDLGPAAVELAGRLRDFAREGRLSIHPATALYRITGETEALRSATAIHLHWCPADLWVFQALERLEWRAEEALGRAREQYEGDRSVVHRPSWGTGVRDDERARAVLGQVLARAARHR; translated from the coding sequence ATGCCCGACCCCGTGGTGGAAGCCGCCCGACGGATCGACTGGTCGTCCCTGCACCACGCCCGCGGCGCGGCCGAGGACGTGCCCGCCCTCCTGGACCGACTGGCCTCGCCCTTCGACGCCGTGGCCGATCCGGCCTACGAGACGATCGCCGCCGCCCTGTACGACCGGGACGAGGGAGCGGTGTACCCGGCCTCCGCCGAGGCGGTGTTCTTCCTCGTGGAGCTGGTGGCCGGTCCGCACAAGGTCCTCGCGGGCGAACTGTTGGATCTGGTGGAGTGGATCGCGAAGGCGTCGAAGGGCGCCCCCGAGGCCCTGGCCGGGGTCCGGGTGGCCATGGCCCTCTGCCGTGAGCGCCTGTACGAGATCTCGATGAGCGAGCCCGGGATGTTCTACTGCGACCATGCCCACGCCCTGCTCAGCGACGTGGCGGACCCGGAGGACCCCGCGACGGTGGTCGGGCCGCTCACCGACCGGCTGCGCGATCACCCCCTGCCCGAGGTGCGTGCCGCCGCCCTGGTGGCGCTGGGCCGGATCGCCCCCGGTGACGGGGCGTGGATCGCCGCCGAGCTGGCCGGGGACCGCCCGTGGCCCGTCCGCGCCGCAGCCGCGCGGACGCTGGCCCACGCGGGGCTTCCGTGGCCCGTGGAGGCCACCCGGATCGTGGTGGACCTGTGCGCGGACCCCGGGCTCCTGGACCCCGACCGCCTTCCGTTCGATCCCTTCGACCAACCCGTGCGAGGGCTCGACGGCCGTGACGAGCAGCTCGGGGTTCTGGACGCGATGCTCGCCCGGGGCGGATCGGCGGCCCGGACGGCGGCGCGCCTGGCCTACGAGGCGTGCTGTGAGCTCCGCTCGGCCCGCTTGCGGCTCGAACCGTGGCTCGTGTCCGCCGCCGGCCACCCGGACGAGCAGGTGCGCGCGACCGCGGCCACCGCGCTGGCGGACCTGGCCGAGGGAGGGCGCCAGGCCGGGCTCGTCGCCGCCGAGGTCGCCGCGCTGTACGGACGGGGCGTGCGGACGCTCCCCGAGCACACGTGTGGCGCCGACGGCGGTGACGTGGACGTCCGGGACCCGTTCTGGAGAGCGGACGGGGACGGGCAGGATGTGTCCGGCCTCGTGGAGGGGATCGGGCGGGCGCTCCGCCACGGACACCGTGTGCGGGCCGCCGCCGCGCGCCGAGCCGGAGACCTCGGGCCCGCGGCCGTGGAGCTGGCGGGCCGGCTGCGCGACTTCGCCCGGGAGGGCCGACTCTCGATTCACCCGGCGACGGCGCTGTACCGGATCACCGGCGAGACCGAGGCGCTGCGCTCCGCGACCGCGATCCACCTCCACTGGTGCCCGGCCGACCTGTGGGTGTTCCAGGCGCTGGAACGGTTGGAGTGGAGGGCCGAGGAGGCCCTCGGCCGTGCCCGGGAGCAGTACGAGGGCGACCGCTCCGTCGTCCACCGTCCCTCCTGGGGCACGGGTGTGCGTGACGACGAACGGGCACGGGCCGTGCTCGGGCAGGTGCTGGCCCGCGCCGCGCGGCACCGCTGA